A portion of the Gigantopelta aegis isolate Gae_Host chromosome 10, Gae_host_genome, whole genome shotgun sequence genome contains these proteins:
- the LOC121383693 gene encoding protein ALP1-like has translation MSMAYGFWVAPNTICSVVPEVCQAIYDEFHEELIKCPSSPDEWREVAKGFADRWNFHNCIGAIDGKHVKIQAPANSGSLYYSYKGTFSIVLMAVVDSQYKLLYIDVGANGSCSDGGVFKGTSLYKGKAGLPLPEPLPNSQVLVHYNLVADAAFAQKSWLVKPFSQTNLTKQMRIFNYRLSRARNPVENSFGILAQRFRCLLGTILVRPDRAIKIVLACCCLHNLLVERKPQKVQRRVDFEDPDTHELVEGSWRQEDQVLLPLQNTGRNTTTKAGKDLKDFLMDYYNGSGSVEWQDRMVDPAYILKKRKKWVQRPEQQPQPQPEPVPEDSSTEDSSTA, from the coding sequence ATGTCCATGGCCTATGGTTTCTGGGTTGCTCCTAACACCATCTGCAGTGTAGTGCCTGAAGTATGTCAAGCTATCTACGATGAGTTCCATGAAGAGTTGATCAAGTGTCCCAGTAGCCCTGATGAGTGGAGAGAAGTAGCTAAGGGATTTGCTGATCGATGGAACTTCCACAACTGTATTGGGGCGATTGATGGCAAGCATGTGAAGATCCAAGCACCTGCCAATAGTGGGAGTCTCTATTACAGTTACAAGGGAACTTTCTCTATTGTTTTGATGGCAGTGGTTGATTCCCAGTACAAGTTGCTCTACATAGATGTTGGTGCCAATGGAAGCTGTTCTGATGGGGGAGTATTCAAGGGAACTAGTCTGTACAAGGGGAAGGCTGGCCTGCCACTTCCAGAGCCACTACCCAACAGCCAGGTGCTTGTTCATTATAACCTAGTTGCAGATGCTGCCTTTGCACAGAAGAGTTGGCTTGTGAAGCCCTTCTCCCAGACGAACTTGACCAAGCAGATGAGGATCTTCAATTACAGGCTGTCAAGGGCCAGAAATCCAGTGGAGAATTCATTTGGTATTCTGGCCCAGCGCTTCAGGTGCCTTCTTGGTACAATCTTGGTGAGACCAGACAGAGCTATCAAGATCGTGTTGGCATGCTGTTGCCTGCACAACCTGCtggtagagaggaaacctcagAAAGTGCAGAGGAGAGTGGACTTTGAAGATCCTGACACCCATGAACTAGTTGAGGGAAGTTGGCGCCAAGAAGACCAGGTCTTGTTACCACTCCAGAATACTGGGAGAAACACAACAACCAAGGCAGGAAAGGATCTCAAAGACTTTCTGATGGATTACTACAATGGATCTGGAAGTGTGGAGTGGCAAGACAGAATGGTAGATCCAGCATACATCCttaagaagagaaagaagtggGTCCAGAGGCCAGAACAGCAGCCACAGCCACAACCTGAACCAGTACCAGAAGACAGCAGTACAGAGGACAGCAGTACAGCATGA